AACAAGCGCGCCATTCCCGATCACTTCGACACCGCCTTCGAACTCGAGACCGAACTCGAAGCCGCCGGCAAGAAGGAACTGCTGGCGATGGTGCATTCCATCAAGCCGGACGACATGGAGTGCATCTACATCCGCCAGCCCAAGGCCCTGGGCCTGGGTCACGCGGTGCTGTGCGCGCAATGCGTGGTCGTCAACGAGCCCTTCGCCGTGCTGCTGGCCGACGACCTGATGGTCGGCAAGCCGCCGGTGCTCAAGCAGATGGTGGACCAGTTCTCCGAATGGCAGGCCTCCATCCTGGCCGTCCAGGAAGTGCCGGCCGAGCACACCAAGCGCTACGGCATCGTGGCCGGCGCGCCCATCAGCGACCGCCTGATGGACCTCACCCACATGGTCGAGAAGCCGGCGCCCGAAGACGCGCCCTCGCGCCTGGGCGTGGCCGGCCGCTACATCCTGACGCCGGGCGTGTTCCGCGAGATCGCCACGCAGCCGCGCGGTGTGGGCGGCGAGATCCAGCTGACCGACGGCATCGCCGCGCTGATGCGTCGCGAGAAGGTCTTCGCCTTCCGCTATGAAGGCAAGCGCTACGACTGCGGCAGCAAGGAAGGTTTCCTGCAGGCCAACGTCGAGCTCGCGCTGGCCCACCCGGAACTCGGCGCCAGCTTCCGCGAGTACCTCAAGGCCCTGGAAATCTGACCGCGCTGAACTTCTGACGGCAGGACTTCCCGTCACTGCCGCGTCATGAAGCACGAAGGCCACGCATCGCGTGGCCTTCTTCGTTTCCGGGCGACTCCGCGAGTCAGCGTCGCTTGAGCACGTGGATGTATTCGTCGCCCGCCGAGCTCTGCTCGACCAGCTCATTGCCGGTCTGCCGCGCGAAGGCCTGGAAGTCCCGCGTCGAGCCGGGGTCCGTCGCGACGACCTTCAGCAACTGGCCGCTCTCCATCTCCGCCAGGGCCTTCTTGGCCTTGAGGATGGGCAGCGGGCAGTTGAGGCCGCGGGTGTCGAGTTCCTTGTGAATGTCCATGAGAGCGTCCTAACCGCCGATGACCGGCGGCGATGAGCGGGATTCTAGTCAGCCGGTCGATGTCGGCCGGCGCCGGTGGTTCAGGGGCGCGGCGCCATCCACTTCGGTTCAATGCCGCGTCCGCGCAGCCAGTCCGCCAGGGCCTGGCCCGTGCCGGCGGGCCAGCACTCGAGCTGCTCCGGCGGCGTCAGCGTGTACTCGACCAGCTCCGGCGACAGCGTGACCTCGCCGCGCGCGGGCACGTGGTAGGCGATGAGGACCTGGTTCTTCTTCTGGAAGTCGTAGACGCCGATCAGCGTCGCGCCCAGCGCCTCCAGCGAGGTCTCTTCCAGCACCTCGCGCCGGATGCCCTCTTCCGGCGACTCGCCGGCTTCCATGAACCCGGTGATCAGGCCGAAGAACGGTCCCGGCCACGCCGCGTTGCGCGCGAGCAAGACCTGGCCCTCGCGGTCGACGCATTCGACGACAGCGGCCAGCACCGGCGTCGGGTTGTTCCAGTGGGTGAAGTCGCAGTTCGGGCAACGCAGCCGGGTCTTCGGACCGCCGTCTTCCGGCAGCTCGATCCAAGCCAGTTCACTGGCGCATTGCGGGCAGAAGCGG
This genomic stretch from Mitsuaria sp. 7 harbors:
- the galU gene encoding UTP--glucose-1-phosphate uridylyltransferase GalU, which translates into the protein MALINKAIFPVAGLGTRFLPATKAQPKEMLPVVDKPLIQYAVEEAYAAGIRQMIFVNGRNKRAIPDHFDTAFELETELEAAGKKELLAMVHSIKPDDMECIYIRQPKALGLGHAVLCAQCVVVNEPFAVLLADDLMVGKPPVLKQMVDQFSEWQASILAVQEVPAEHTKRYGIVAGAPISDRLMDLTHMVEKPAPEDAPSRLGVAGRYILTPGVFREIATQPRGVGGEIQLTDGIAALMRREKVFAFRYEGKRYDCGSKEGFLQANVELALAHPELGASFREYLKALEI
- a CDS encoding sulfurtransferase TusA family protein, whose amino-acid sequence is MDIHKELDTRGLNCPLPILKAKKALAEMESGQLLKVVATDPGSTRDFQAFARQTGNELVEQSSAGDEYIHVLKRR
- a CDS encoding NUDIX domain-containing protein, which translates into the protein MSFRFCPQCASELAWIELPEDGGPKTRLRCPNCDFTHWNNPTPVLAAVVECVDREGQVLLARNAAWPGPFFGLITGFMEAGESPEEGIRREVLEETSLEALGATLIGVYDFQKKNQVLIAYHVPARGEVTLSPELVEYTLTPPEQLECWPAGTGQALADWLRGRGIEPKWMAPRP